One genomic region from Streptomyces sp. NBC_01304 encodes:
- a CDS encoding serine-threonine protein kinase — translation MVMADVGVRPYWELTFDADGDPNPAQRDRLIAQAHERGVTDLLVFAHGWNNDRSIATELYRRFFAPFPGLAPGVKLGYVGVLWPAMRFSDEPIPDFDPAVLGAMAAVAEGASEAEAEAEAEAESELPEPAEMFPGSTDTLGRLQQLLDEQPESEEALGEFGGLVRRLYDEQTTGHPEGFEADTEEGAQGDRPAMLTEDVTAVCEAFAEASYGPLPESVRPLGMLRIWSGAKELLRQTAYYVMKRRAGTVGQLGLGAVLGLLAQRAPQVRVHLIGHSFGGRLVSYALRGLPDKAHNVKSVTLLQGAFSHYAFAPRLPHQQSKSGALRGWQERVDGPVVCCFSKHDLALQVMYPLASRMARDSSSLLGFDRRWGAMGFDGVQALDGTVRLTLREALRGPIPAVGCVNVDAAEVVHRGGPPIGAHSDICHKELARLVISAGRIE, via the coding sequence ATGGTCATGGCGGATGTGGGCGTCAGGCCGTACTGGGAGCTGACTTTCGACGCGGACGGAGACCCGAACCCGGCCCAGCGCGACAGGCTGATCGCGCAGGCGCACGAGCGTGGCGTGACGGATCTGCTGGTGTTCGCGCACGGCTGGAACAACGACCGCTCGATCGCCACCGAGCTGTACCGGAGGTTCTTCGCGCCCTTCCCCGGCCTCGCGCCGGGCGTCAAGCTCGGCTACGTGGGGGTGCTGTGGCCGGCGATGCGGTTCTCGGACGAGCCGATCCCCGACTTCGACCCGGCCGTCCTCGGCGCCATGGCCGCAGTGGCGGAAGGAGCATCGGAGGCGGAAGCGGAGGCGGAGGCGGAGGCGGAATCGGAGCTGCCGGAGCCGGCCGAAATGTTCCCCGGCTCCACGGACACGCTCGGGCGACTGCAACAACTCCTGGACGAGCAACCGGAGTCCGAGGAGGCCCTCGGCGAGTTCGGCGGCCTGGTACGGCGGCTGTACGACGAGCAGACGACGGGACACCCGGAGGGGTTCGAGGCCGACACGGAGGAGGGGGCGCAGGGGGACAGGCCCGCGATGCTGACCGAGGACGTCACGGCCGTCTGCGAGGCCTTCGCCGAGGCGTCGTACGGGCCGCTGCCGGAGTCGGTGCGGCCGCTCGGGATGCTGCGGATCTGGAGCGGCGCCAAGGAGCTGCTGCGGCAGACCGCGTACTACGTGATGAAGCGACGGGCGGGCACGGTCGGCCAGTTGGGGCTCGGGGCGGTGCTCGGGCTGCTCGCGCAGCGGGCGCCGCAGGTACGGGTGCACCTGATCGGGCACAGCTTCGGCGGACGGCTGGTGTCGTATGCGTTGCGGGGGCTGCCGGACAAGGCGCACAACGTGAAGTCGGTGACGCTGCTCCAAGGGGCGTTCTCGCACTATGCGTTCGCGCCGCGGCTTCCGCATCAGCAGAGCAAGAGCGGTGCGCTGCGCGGCTGGCAGGAGCGGGTGGACGGTCCGGTGGTGTGCTGCTTCTCGAAGCACGACTTGGCGCTGCAGGTCATGTATCCGCTGGCCTCGCGGATGGCCAGGGACTCGTCGAGTCTGCTCGGCTTCGACCGCAGATGGGGTGCCATGGGCTTCGACGGGGTCCAGGCCCTGGACGGCACCGTCAGGTTGACGTTGAGGGAGGCGCTGCGCGGACCGATTCCCGCGGTCGGCTGTGTGAACGTGGACGCCGCCGAGGTGGTGCACAGGGGCGGCCCGCCGATCGGCGCCCACAGCGACATCTGCCACAAGGAGCTGGCGCGGTTGGTGATTTCGGCGGGCCGCATCGAGTGA
- a CDS encoding erythromycin esterase family protein: MHSDTRTPHTSVRHYRLPLLLALALVAAALASLVGAGPAPAAARSTGTDDPAIQALARAARPLDSTEPGAPARDLLPLDRMIGSAKIVGVGEATHNSREFFRMKHRLFQHLVEEKGFTMFALEANWSAGLRLNDYVLHGKGNPKQIMREEFQESYLIWNVREYLDLVTWMRSYNIEHPDPADQVQFMGDDMAYAGPALFDSVLEYVGAHHPRLKPEFERLYRASRPTTGVRDWIKAYMVRPLPERRRMAADVQRAFELLERQGPGADREQYAWVLQHARVIAQVGKEFGYDFFDEKQLAEAMLHRDRSMAANTLWWQRQTGHRMLLSAHNGHVGFETSNPKQYPKLQGQFLREQAGTDYRSIGFTFGQGSFNALDLNDPEEHIREFSVGAPAPGSNEHTLEQVRRGDYYLDLRRVSPAARTWLSGFRPTWSIGNAWPDQPQPVRLGTSYDVLVHLHRITAADRL; the protein is encoded by the coding sequence ATGCACTCGGACACCCGAACTCCGCACACTTCCGTACGTCACTACCGCTTACCCCTGCTCCTCGCGCTCGCCCTGGTCGCGGCCGCTCTCGCCTCCCTCGTGGGGGCGGGGCCGGCCCCGGCCGCGGCGCGGTCGACGGGCACGGACGACCCCGCGATACAGGCCCTGGCGCGGGCCGCGCGCCCGCTCGACTCGACCGAACCCGGTGCGCCCGCGCGCGATCTGCTCCCCCTGGACCGGATGATCGGCTCCGCGAAGATCGTCGGAGTGGGCGAGGCCACGCACAACTCCCGCGAGTTCTTCCGCATGAAGCACCGGCTCTTCCAGCACCTCGTCGAGGAGAAGGGCTTCACGATGTTCGCCCTGGAGGCGAACTGGAGCGCCGGGCTGCGGCTCAACGACTATGTGCTGCACGGAAAGGGAAACCCGAAGCAGATCATGCGGGAGGAGTTCCAGGAGTCGTATCTCATCTGGAACGTCCGCGAATACCTCGACCTCGTCACCTGGATGCGGTCGTACAACATCGAGCACCCCGACCCCGCCGATCAGGTGCAGTTCATGGGCGACGACATGGCGTACGCCGGGCCCGCCCTCTTCGACTCCGTCCTGGAGTACGTCGGCGCCCATCACCCGCGCCTCAAGCCCGAGTTCGAGCGCCTGTACCGGGCCTCGCGGCCGACCACCGGGGTGCGCGACTGGATCAAGGCCTACATGGTCCGGCCACTGCCCGAGCGCCGGCGGATGGCGGCGGATGTGCAGCGCGCCTTCGAGCTGCTCGAGCGACAGGGCCCCGGCGCCGATCGCGAGCAGTACGCCTGGGTGCTGCAGCACGCGCGGGTCATCGCCCAGGTCGGCAAGGAGTTCGGCTACGACTTCTTCGACGAGAAGCAGCTGGCCGAGGCCATGCTGCACCGCGACCGGTCCATGGCCGCCAACACCCTGTGGTGGCAGCGGCAGACAGGGCACCGGATGCTGCTGTCCGCCCACAACGGCCATGTGGGGTTCGAGACCAGCAACCCCAAGCAGTATCCGAAGCTGCAGGGCCAGTTCCTGCGGGAGCAGGCCGGCACCGACTACCGCAGCATCGGATTCACCTTCGGGCAGGGCTCGTTCAACGCTCTCGATCTGAACGATCCCGAGGAACACATACGTGAGTTCAGCGTCGGGGCGCCCGCGCCCGGCAGCAACGAGCACACCCTGGAACAGGTGCGGCGCGGAGACTACTACCTCGACCTGCGCCGGGTGTCCCCCGCCGCCCGCACCTGGCTGAGCGGCTTCCGGCCGACGTGGTCGATAGGCAACGCCTGGCCGGACCAGCCGCAGCCGGTGCGCCTCGGCACCTCGTACGACGTCCTGGTCCATCTGCACCGGATCACGGCAGCCGACCGCCTCTGA
- a CDS encoding exo-beta-N-acetylmuramidase NamZ family protein produces the protein MNLSRRILLTATTGALATTAAAASPAAADAGGGATVGAGAGRKLRTGFERLVADGYGLLDGQRVGIVTNPTGVTRDVRHIVDVMHADDRVDLVAVFGPEHGFRGTAQAGGSEGRYDDPATGLPVYDTYLKSGQALADIFTASRVDTVVFDIQDAGARFYTYIWTLYDCMVAARLAGKRFVVLDRPNPVTGRGAYGPVLHKEFATFVGREPISQAHGMTVAELARLFNKEFLEQPVELETVLMSGWRRSEFYDAWGLPWVPPSPNMPTPETALVYSGTCLFEGTNLSEGRGTTRPFELLGAEGIDRKWAAAANELDLPGVDFREAYFAPTFSKFQGKTIGGVQLHVHDRERFDPVRTGVALLVTAKKAWSGFAWRPDNWIDKLTGSTQVRTMIDAGAGADEVVAGWQDELAAFRGVRRKYLAYR, from the coding sequence ATGAATCTGTCCAGACGGATCCTGCTCACCGCGACCACGGGCGCACTCGCCACGACCGCGGCCGCCGCCTCCCCGGCGGCAGCCGACGCGGGTGGCGGCGCGACCGTCGGAGCGGGGGCCGGGCGCAAGCTGCGTACGGGATTCGAGCGCCTGGTCGCGGACGGGTACGGACTGCTCGACGGGCAGCGGGTCGGCATCGTCACCAACCCGACCGGGGTGACCAGGGACGTCCGCCACATCGTCGATGTCATGCACGCCGACGACCGGGTCGACCTGGTCGCCGTCTTCGGACCCGAGCACGGCTTCCGCGGCACGGCCCAGGCGGGCGGCTCCGAGGGGCGCTACGACGACCCGGCCACCGGACTTCCCGTCTACGACACGTACTTGAAGAGCGGGCAGGCCCTCGCCGACATCTTCACCGCCTCACGCGTCGACACGGTGGTGTTCGACATCCAGGACGCGGGCGCCCGCTTCTACACGTACATCTGGACGCTGTACGACTGCATGGTCGCGGCGCGCCTCGCGGGCAAGCGGTTCGTGGTGCTCGACCGGCCGAATCCGGTGACGGGGCGGGGCGCGTACGGGCCGGTGCTGCACAAGGAGTTCGCGACCTTCGTGGGGCGCGAGCCGATCTCGCAGGCGCACGGGATGACCGTGGCGGAGCTGGCGCGGCTGTTCAACAAGGAGTTCCTGGAACAGCCCGTCGAGCTGGAGACCGTGCTGATGTCCGGGTGGCGCAGGTCCGAGTTCTACGATGCGTGGGGCCTGCCCTGGGTGCCGCCGAGCCCCAACATGCCGACGCCGGAGACCGCTCTCGTCTACTCGGGGACATGTCTCTTCGAGGGCACCAACCTGTCGGAGGGGCGGGGCACGACGCGGCCGTTCGAGCTGCTCGGCGCGGAGGGCATCGACCGTAAGTGGGCCGCCGCGGCCAATGAGTTGGACCTTCCCGGGGTGGATTTCCGGGAGGCGTACTTCGCGCCCACGTTCTCGAAGTTCCAGGGCAAGACCATCGGCGGGGTGCAGCTGCATGTGCACGACCGGGAGAGGTTCGACCCGGTGCGGACGGGTGTCGCGCTCCTGGTGACGGCGAAGAAGGCGTGGAGCGGCTTCGCCTGGCGGCCCGACAACTGGATCGACAAGCTCACCGGGTCCACGCAGGTCCGCACCATGATCGACGCGGGCGCGGGTGCCGACGAGGTGGTCGCCGGGTGGCAGGACGAGCTGGCGGCGTTCCGGGGTGTGCGGCGGAAGTATCTGGCGTATCGGTGA
- a CDS encoding SDR family oxidoreductase codes for MVDTAQDTVQDKAVVVTGAGGGIGAALARRFAAEGARVVVNDIDPAKAKSVAEEFGGIAVPGDASEIVEHARDALGGTVDIYCANAGLASGGTEAADEQVWAAAWDVNVMAHVRAAHALLPAWLERGEGRFVSTVSAAGLLTMVGAAPYSVTKHGAYAFAEWLSLTYRHRGLKVHAICPQGVRTDMLTAAGSAGDLVLAPTAIEPEDVADALFAGIAEDRFLILPHPEVAAYYQARAATPDRWLENMNHIQQKWEGAQQ; via the coding sequence ATGGTGGACACCGCGCAGGACACCGTGCAGGACAAGGCAGTTGTCGTCACCGGAGCGGGCGGCGGCATCGGCGCCGCGCTGGCCCGCCGCTTCGCGGCCGAGGGCGCCCGGGTCGTGGTCAACGACATCGATCCGGCCAAGGCCAAGTCCGTCGCCGAGGAGTTCGGCGGCATCGCGGTCCCCGGCGACGCCTCCGAAATCGTCGAGCACGCGCGCGACGCGCTCGGCGGCACCGTCGACATCTACTGCGCCAACGCCGGCCTCGCCTCGGGCGGCACCGAAGCCGCCGACGAGCAGGTCTGGGCCGCCGCCTGGGACGTCAATGTGATGGCCCACGTGCGTGCCGCGCACGCGCTGCTGCCCGCCTGGCTTGAGCGCGGCGAGGGCCGCTTCGTCTCCACGGTCTCCGCGGCCGGGCTGCTCACCATGGTCGGCGCCGCGCCGTACAGCGTCACCAAGCACGGCGCGTACGCCTTCGCCGAGTGGCTCTCGCTCACCTACCGGCACCGCGGCCTCAAGGTCCACGCGATCTGCCCGCAGGGCGTGCGCACCGACATGCTGACCGCCGCGGGCTCGGCCGGAGACCTGGTGCTCGCGCCGACCGCGATCGAGCCGGAGGACGTCGCCGACGCGCTCTTCGCCGGGATCGCGGAGGACCGCTTCCTGATCCTGCCGCACCCCGAGGTGGCCGCGTACTACCAGGCCCGTGCGGCCACCCCCGACCGCTGGCTGGAGAATATGAACCACATCCAGCAGAAGTGGGAGGGCGCACAGCAGTGA
- a CDS encoding class I adenylate-forming enzyme family protein, with protein MTTGLRYADKPWLGRLSAAQRTKVTPPPSVVHAFRASVARAPEHTALAYFDGRLTYAETDALSDSVAGHLAARGLGKGDRVAIMLQNSPHFVLALLGAWKAGATVVPVNPMYKAGEVRHVLHDAEVTALICSDRAWESHLREAAQDSPVRIVVTACELDLQTRNDARVLGFERLPQADDADDLLTLAHARVPAPEDRELSAEDVALISYTSGTSGQPKGAMNLQGNITYNAERQRTGHPLAEGATYFALAPLFHITGMVCQLATCLGNAGTLVLAYRFDAGVVLDAFAEHRPAYTVGPSTAFMALAAHPAVTRDHFASFQLISSGGAPLPPALVEKFRAGFGPYIRNGYGLTECTAPCASVPPEHEAPVDPVSGTLSVGVPGPETVVRIIDEKGQDVPFGEQGEIAVSGPQVVPGYWRRPEATEEGFPGGELRTGDIGFMDSGGWLYVVDRKKDMINASGFKVWPREVEDVLYTHPAVREAAVVGVPDTYRGESVKAYVSLRPGTTVEPGELGAYCKERLAAYKYPREVEVLPELPKTTSGKILRRELRSQ; from the coding sequence GTGACGACGGGTCTCCGTTACGCCGACAAGCCCTGGCTCGGCCGCCTGAGCGCAGCCCAGCGCACCAAGGTCACCCCGCCCCCGTCCGTCGTGCACGCCTTCCGCGCGTCCGTCGCCCGGGCCCCCGAGCACACCGCGCTCGCCTACTTCGACGGCCGCCTCACCTACGCCGAGACCGACGCGCTCTCCGACTCCGTGGCCGGCCACCTCGCCGCCCGCGGCCTCGGCAAGGGCGACCGTGTCGCGATCATGCTGCAGAACTCCCCGCACTTCGTGCTGGCCCTGCTCGGCGCCTGGAAGGCCGGCGCCACCGTCGTGCCGGTCAACCCCATGTACAAGGCGGGCGAGGTCCGGCACGTCCTGCACGACGCCGAAGTGACCGCGCTGATCTGCTCCGACCGCGCCTGGGAGAGCCATCTGCGCGAGGCGGCACAGGATTCGCCGGTACGGATCGTCGTCACGGCCTGCGAACTGGATCTGCAGACCCGCAACGACGCGCGGGTGCTCGGTTTCGAGCGGCTCCCGCAAGCCGACGACGCCGATGACCTGCTGACTCTCGCCCACGCGCGCGTGCCCGCCCCCGAGGACCGCGAACTGTCCGCCGAGGACGTCGCGTTGATCAGCTACACCTCGGGCACCAGCGGGCAGCCCAAGGGCGCCATGAACCTTCAGGGCAACATCACCTACAACGCGGAACGCCAGCGCACCGGCCACCCCCTCGCCGAGGGCGCCACCTACTTCGCGCTCGCGCCCCTGTTCCACATCACCGGCATGGTCTGCCAGCTCGCCACCTGCCTGGGCAACGCCGGCACCCTCGTCCTCGCCTACCGCTTCGACGCGGGCGTCGTCCTGGACGCCTTCGCCGAGCACCGGCCCGCCTACACCGTCGGCCCGTCCACCGCCTTCATGGCGCTCGCGGCCCACCCGGCGGTCACCCGCGACCACTTCGCGTCGTTCCAGCTCATCTCGTCGGGCGGCGCGCCCCTGCCGCCGGCCCTGGTGGAGAAGTTCCGGGCGGGCTTCGGCCCGTACATCCGCAACGGCTACGGCCTCACCGAGTGCACCGCGCCCTGCGCCTCCGTGCCCCCGGAGCACGAGGCGCCCGTCGACCCGGTGTCCGGCACCCTCTCGGTCGGCGTGCCCGGCCCCGAGACGGTCGTCCGGATCATCGACGAGAAGGGCCAGGACGTGCCCTTCGGCGAGCAGGGCGAGATCGCGGTCAGCGGCCCCCAGGTCGTGCCCGGCTACTGGCGCCGCCCCGAGGCCACCGAAGAGGGCTTTCCCGGCGGTGAACTGCGTACCGGCGACATCGGATTCATGGACAGCGGCGGCTGGCTGTATGTCGTCGACCGCAAGAAGGACATGATCAACGCGTCCGGGTTCAAGGTCTGGCCGCGCGAGGTCGAGGACGTCCTCTACACCCACCCCGCCGTCCGCGAGGCCGCCGTCGTGGGCGTGCCCGACACCTATCGGGGCGAGTCCGTGAAGGCCTACGTCAGCCTCCGGCCGGGCACGACCGTGGAGCCGGGCGAGCTCGGCGCGTACTGCAAGGAACGCCTTGCCGCGTACAAGTACCCGCGGGAGGTCGAGGTCCTGCCGGAACTGCCGAAGACCACGAGTGGGAAGATCCTCCGGCGGGAACTGCGTTCCCAGTAA
- a CDS encoding TetR/AcrR family transcriptional regulator — MARAAQAKATEPDSTPVPQRLLATATRLFAEQGYDRTSVQEIVEAAGVTKGALYHYFGSKEDLLHEVYARVLRVQQERLDAVAGGDDPVEKRLRDAAADVVVTTIDHLDDASIFFRSMHHLSPEKNKQVRAERRRYHERFRALIEEGQKTGVFSTATPADLVVDYHFGSVHHLSTWYRPDGPLTPEELADHLADLLLRALRP, encoded by the coding sequence GTGGCCAGAGCAGCGCAAGCCAAAGCAACGGAGCCGGACAGCACGCCCGTCCCGCAGCGACTCCTGGCCACCGCCACCCGGCTCTTCGCCGAGCAGGGCTACGACCGCACCTCGGTGCAGGAGATCGTCGAGGCGGCAGGCGTCACCAAGGGGGCCCTGTACCACTACTTCGGCTCCAAGGAAGACCTGCTGCACGAGGTCTACGCGCGCGTGCTGCGCGTTCAGCAGGAGCGCCTCGACGCGGTCGCGGGCGGGGACGACCCGGTCGAAAAGCGGCTGCGGGACGCGGCAGCGGACGTCGTGGTCACCACCATCGACCACCTCGACGACGCGTCGATCTTCTTCCGCTCCATGCACCACCTGAGCCCGGAGAAGAACAAGCAGGTGCGCGCCGAGCGCCGCCGCTATCACGAGCGGTTCCGCGCGCTGATCGAGGAGGGCCAGAAGACCGGCGTCTTCTCCACCGCGACGCCGGCCGACCTGGTGGTGGACTACCACTTCGGCTCCGTCCACCACCTGTCGACGTGGTACCGGCCCGACGGGCCGCTCACGCCCGAGGAACTGGCCGACCACCTGGCGGACCTGCTCCTTCGGGCGCTGCGCCCGTAG
- a CDS encoding acetate uptake transporter: MSSALLEAPSSCAAARAEAPAAAPAPAVVAAPAPKLGNPGPLGLAAFATTTFVLSMFNSGLISNAALSAVVLPLALFYGGLAQFVAGLFEFRRGNTFATTAFVSYGAFWMAFAGYVKFVVPGLPAADAHLATGLFLIAWFVFTLYMTVAAMKLDLAHRIVFVSLTLTFLFLALGDLTQTTALGHIGGWLGLICAVAAWYTSFAVVTNETWGRKALPLG; the protein is encoded by the coding sequence ATGTCCAGCGCCCTGCTTGAAGCACCCTCTTCCTGCGCTGCGGCCCGCGCCGAAGCGCCCGCCGCGGCTCCCGCTCCGGCCGTCGTGGCCGCGCCCGCGCCGAAGCTCGGCAACCCCGGCCCGCTCGGTCTCGCGGCCTTCGCGACGACCACGTTCGTGCTCAGCATGTTCAACTCGGGGCTGATCTCGAATGCGGCGCTCAGCGCCGTCGTGCTGCCGCTCGCCCTGTTCTACGGCGGGCTCGCGCAGTTCGTCGCCGGTCTCTTCGAGTTCCGCCGCGGCAACACCTTCGCCACCACCGCGTTCGTCTCGTACGGCGCGTTCTGGATGGCCTTCGCGGGTTACGTGAAGTTCGTCGTGCCCGGCCTGCCCGCGGCCGACGCCCACCTCGCGACCGGGCTCTTCCTGATCGCCTGGTTCGTCTTCACGCTGTACATGACCGTGGCCGCCATGAAGCTGGACCTCGCGCACCGAATCGTCTTCGTCTCGCTGACCCTTACGTTCCTGTTCCTCGCGCTTGGCGACCTGACGCAGACCACCGCGCTCGGCCACATCGGCGGCTGGCTCGGCCTGATCTGTGCGGTGGCCGCCTGGTACACCTCGTTCGCGGTCGTCACCAACGAGACCTGGGGCCGCAAGGCGCTGCCGCTCGGCTGA
- a CDS encoding acyl-CoA dehydrogenase family protein produces the protein MDFAFDARTEELRTKLLAFMDEYVYPAQAVMHEQHALLDSPWDTPQIVEDLKAEARRQGLWNLFLPDAEHGAGLTNLQYAPLAEITGRAPQLAPTALNCAAPDTGNMEVLAQFGNEQQQKQWLEPLLAGEIRSAFAMTEPEVASSDATNIETRIEREGDEYVITGRKWYISGAMNPHCKIFIVMGKTDPDGADVRRQQSMVLVPRDTPGLTVKRAMTVYGYEDHWHGGHAEVVFDQVRVPVTNLIGEEGGGFAIAQARLGPGRIHHCMRLIGMAERAIELMCRRAVSRTAFGKSLAQQGVVQTWIADARVAVEQLRLLVLKTAWLMDTVGNRGAHTEIQAIKIATPRTVVDIIDRAVQLHGAGGVSQDFPLAELWAGARTLKLADGPDEVHQRSLARREIKQYL, from the coding sequence ATGGACTTCGCTTTCGACGCACGTACCGAAGAACTGCGCACCAAGCTCCTGGCCTTCATGGACGAGTACGTCTATCCGGCGCAGGCCGTGATGCACGAGCAGCACGCCCTCCTCGACTCGCCCTGGGACACCCCGCAGATCGTCGAGGACCTCAAGGCGGAGGCGCGCCGGCAGGGGCTGTGGAACCTCTTCCTGCCCGATGCCGAGCACGGCGCGGGGCTGACGAACCTGCAGTACGCGCCGCTCGCCGAAATCACCGGGCGCGCCCCGCAGTTGGCGCCGACCGCACTGAACTGTGCGGCGCCGGACACCGGGAACATGGAGGTCCTCGCCCAGTTCGGCAACGAGCAGCAGCAGAAGCAGTGGCTGGAGCCGCTGCTCGCGGGCGAGATCCGGTCGGCGTTCGCCATGACCGAACCCGAGGTCGCCTCGTCGGACGCGACGAACATCGAGACCCGGATCGAGCGCGAAGGTGACGAGTACGTCATCACCGGCCGCAAGTGGTATATCTCCGGCGCGATGAACCCGCACTGCAAGATCTTCATCGTGATGGGCAAGACCGACCCGGACGGCGCCGATGTGCGCCGTCAGCAGTCGATGGTGCTGGTGCCTCGGGACACCCCGGGTCTCACCGTGAAGCGCGCGATGACCGTGTACGGGTACGAGGACCACTGGCACGGCGGGCACGCGGAGGTCGTCTTCGACCAGGTCAGGGTGCCGGTGACCAACCTGATCGGCGAGGAGGGCGGCGGCTTCGCCATCGCCCAGGCGAGGCTCGGTCCGGGCCGGATCCATCACTGCATGCGGCTGATCGGCATGGCGGAGCGGGCCATCGAGCTGATGTGCAGGCGAGCGGTGTCGCGTACGGCCTTCGGCAAGTCCCTCGCCCAGCAGGGCGTCGTGCAGACGTGGATCGCGGATGCCCGGGTGGCGGTGGAGCAGCTGCGGCTCCTCGTCCTGAAGACCGCCTGGCTGATGGACACCGTCGGCAACAGGGGCGCGCACACCGAGATCCAGGCCATCAAGATCGCTACGCCGCGTACGGTCGTCGACATCATCGACCGTGCGGTGCAGCTGCACGGTGCGGGTGGGGTGAGCCAGGACTTCCCGCTGGCCGAACTGTGGGCGGGGGCGCGGACGCTGAAGCTGGCGGACGGTCCTGACGAGGTGCATCAGCGGTCGCTGGCGCGGCGGGAGATCAAGCAGTACCTCTGA
- a CDS encoding phosphotransferase family protein, translated as MSSEQPPGLDLDRLRGHLDAERPGLVRGPLEARLIQGGRSNLTYAVTDGVSRWVVRRPPLGHVLATAHDMKREHRVISSLRDTAVPVPTTVLLCEDESVIGSPFYVMEFVDGTPYRTAQELDAIGPERTRDACLNLVDTLVDLHAVDPAAVGLGDFGRPEGFLDRQLQRWGKQLDASRNRELAGIDELHAALGRSLPQSPAPTVVHGDYRLDNVLIGDDDRIRAVLDWEMSTLGDPLTDLGLIVMYSAKLEIPNSPISTTASAPGHPSPQELIERYAARSGRDVSAVSWYTAFAWFKLAVILEGIHYRYTLGQTVGPGFDHIGELVPVFIDHGLTTLQEG; from the coding sequence ATGAGCTCAGAGCAGCCCCCGGGTCTCGACCTGGACCGTTTGCGCGGCCATCTCGACGCCGAGCGGCCCGGTCTGGTGCGCGGGCCGCTCGAGGCCCGGCTGATCCAGGGCGGGCGGTCGAACCTGACGTACGCCGTGACCGACGGGGTCTCCCGCTGGGTGGTGCGGCGCCCGCCGCTGGGGCACGTCCTGGCCACGGCGCACGACATGAAGCGCGAGCACCGCGTGATCAGCTCCCTGCGCGACACGGCGGTGCCGGTGCCGACCACGGTGCTCCTTTGCGAGGACGAGTCGGTGATCGGGTCGCCGTTCTACGTCATGGAGTTCGTGGACGGCACCCCGTACCGCACCGCCCAGGAGCTCGACGCGATCGGCCCCGAGCGCACCCGTGACGCCTGCCTCAACCTCGTGGACACGCTGGTCGACCTGCACGCGGTCGACCCGGCGGCGGTCGGCCTCGGCGACTTCGGCCGGCCCGAGGGCTTCCTGGACCGGCAACTTCAGCGCTGGGGCAAGCAGTTGGACGCCTCGCGCAACCGCGAGCTCGCCGGGATCGACGAGCTGCACGCGGCACTCGGCCGTTCCCTGCCGCAGTCCCCCGCGCCGACCGTCGTGCACGGCGACTACCGGCTCGACAACGTCCTGATCGGCGACGACGACCGCATCCGGGCCGTCCTCGACTGGGAGATGTCGACGCTCGGCGATCCGCTGACCGACCTCGGCCTGATCGTGATGTACAGCGCCAAGCTGGAGATCCCGAACTCGCCTATCAGCACGACCGCTTCGGCCCCCGGCCACCCCTCACCTCAGGAGCTGATCGAGCGGTACGCGGCCCGCTCGGGCCGGGACGTCTCGGCCGTCTCCTGGTACACGGCGTTCGCCTGGTTCAAGCTCGCCGTGATCCTCGAGGGCATCCACTACCGCTACACGCTCGGCCAGACGGTCGGCCCCGGCTTCGACCACATCGGCGAGCTCGTCCCCGTCTTCATCGACCACGGTCTGACCACCCTCCAGGAAGGCTGA